The following coding sequences are from one Microbulbifer sp. TB1203 window:
- a CDS encoding DEAD/DEAH box helicase: MLPSLVSAELQDEIHRFLHSAFPVATPWFQRARDGGSSPHAVIDSLVAEPGALFKGPWLDIRLPFRLAEAGSIPLRHVQIPYTPYQHQLKAFERLCGDAPQSTLVATGTGSGKTECFMLPLLDDALHRREQGIKAIVIYPMNALATDQARRFAGEVAKLDTRITVGLFVGSESESQTTMGPENVITCRRTLHQNPPDILLTNFKMLDFLLIRPKDRALWRFNSPGMLRYLVVDELHTFDGAQGTDLACLVRRLRDRLEVGPELVCVGTSATIGAGASDALLDYARTVFATELGRDGIILEDRLSPEEYLSRGGEGEVKIFHWPDASDPRLDAAGYERAEDYLFEQVRLWFPDEPLHQISQLQSGSERSRAEISVRLGEWLHQHEAFHSLIRACHTLSNMDEMAQQWAERYGLGSREQVKRLLASLVSLVAAARLWRQPDHEEPAKWTQPFLYVRQQLWLRELRRLVCSVPKGDDPARLVFADDLQNTEKPLHLPLLHCRECNLAAWGAVKRKSDSHINADLQGFYQAWFDASPSAMLMIPLTGEQQVEGAVMMLCPSCLRLQSESPSGECCECQHQGLRRVGVPNITRSAQRGGENCVVSHHDCPECGARDSLAIMGYRAATLASVMTGRLFHTPFNDDHKLIAFSDSVQDAAHRAGYIESNTWREVMRRAMAWWLKDKRVDLPLKEMAAQFPAYWRGISGSDKKFCGLFLPPNLAWHQDYRELTKTGLLPDKSELPSYIERRLHWEVIAEFGRRSRIGRSLERTGVAAVAWNPFALNKTIDGISAVLREEIAPLRDQDDAVFRHFVLGLMQHLRSVGAIYDSVLDGYLEGKGNEFIINKFLKWMPGFGRSQRPPAAATLTQVARNLEALTHKSRDTWAMSWLKKVLGEDHVFIAAEAREFFSRLMDGLSRAGWLTEKNAGEETLWLLDPAKLRITTRTSTVECGSCRHRLSVAADEVAAYEGMYCMRSACHGRYALAPELSAPPYQRQSEPRRLVAAEHTGLLEREQREATERSFMRGREPWDANVLSATPTLEMGIDIGELSSVLLCSVPPAQANYLQRIGRAGRRDGNALAITIANGQNHDLYFYEDPMEMMAGDVATPGVFLKATAVLERQLLAYCFDTWNASGVDESAIPDKLGKMLDAVQESYLDQFPYSLLDYIKGNKSLLLDGFFALFPDLDLEAREYLERFLVQSGDKCLEGRLVNRLQDLVKERQSLTKRVDQLKRELEQLKKQPADELIEEQIGQVTRERNALLSILAHIRGQRVLNFFTDEGLLPNYAFPEEGVSLRSVVLRRRSAQERQEGEGLAKDAYVFQRPAQAALSELAPENKFYAISHKMEIEQVDLQLSQVEEWRFCDRCSHSENVDTGDRHSACPKCGSAQWADAGQKHTVLKLRQVYATVDDRRDRIGDDSEQREPVFYNREMLVEIPDEGHEKAYKIDSPDLPFGFEYLQKADFREINFGPKGGESHNFSVAGREMPRQGFKLCRECGKVQKARYRKHERPHAWTCRFNKDETQATEADFLDSLYLYRELTSEAVRILLPLSEVAYSDQKLHSFIAALNLGLRAYFRGDVHHLEVTDMRTPGTMESGERVYLVIYDRIPGGTGYLKELMSDPDKLRQVLVAAKSALDGCGCVDHEDKDGCYRCIYAYRHSRNMTTISRSVASELLGSILNQWDKLKEVESIADISTNVLIESKLEQRFVDALGALPGGRMAPTLVNGKTGSLLTITGADGQVSSWSLEHQVKVGPQDGAPVMTEIDVLLRPAREEDARKYRPIAVYLDGLQYHHDIVGDDVRKRSGLLLSERFWVFSLNWDDLPEPGKPEKPLDIDILRADGVEPGMTAVWDKLAASLGWAGAAKQKANASLGSFRRLERILRDPQRVLAEDPQWSLFRGVTLLHPRSVTDTALRHKVDYELQENAPQWVRERLAVSEQGRVLGGMMDAFGNSPGGMEVTATLPGAAMKTVGEETLLSGMMLHLCFDDRNTQLTDDFKSNWRAFWHAANQLQFLRGFSMSTRSTVADGSLDSVWRSWEALRQTGGERDQVVGQWSDVFELSLIPEDQLHALIALGLPEPQVGLDLTADNGEVLVSGEVVELCWVDQKVVIVEELISVPAGWIAVEAGGDLISRIEQLKQDGVW; the protein is encoded by the coding sequence TACCAGGATCACCGTTGGCCTGTTCGTTGGCAGTGAGAGCGAGTCCCAGACAACCATGGGGCCGGAGAATGTGATTACTTGCCGCAGGACACTGCACCAGAATCCCCCGGATATCCTGCTCACCAACTTCAAGATGCTGGATTTCCTGCTGATCCGGCCCAAGGACCGGGCGCTGTGGCGCTTTAACTCGCCGGGGATGCTGCGCTATCTGGTAGTGGATGAACTGCATACCTTTGACGGTGCCCAGGGCACGGACCTGGCCTGCCTGGTGCGCCGTCTCAGGGATCGCCTGGAGGTGGGGCCGGAGCTGGTGTGTGTCGGCACTTCCGCCACCATCGGCGCCGGAGCCTCGGATGCACTGCTGGATTATGCCCGTACCGTCTTTGCTACTGAATTGGGCAGGGACGGCATCATTCTGGAAGACCGCTTGTCGCCGGAGGAATACCTATCCCGCGGCGGCGAGGGTGAGGTGAAAATATTTCACTGGCCGGACGCCTCGGATCCGCGCCTGGATGCCGCCGGCTATGAGCGGGCGGAGGATTACCTGTTCGAACAGGTCCGTCTCTGGTTCCCGGACGAGCCGTTGCACCAGATCAGTCAATTGCAGTCCGGCAGTGAGCGAAGCCGGGCGGAGATCTCGGTCCGGCTGGGCGAGTGGCTACACCAGCATGAGGCATTCCACTCACTGATTCGTGCCTGTCATACCCTGTCCAATATGGATGAGATGGCCCAGCAGTGGGCCGAGCGCTATGGACTGGGTAGCCGGGAGCAGGTGAAGCGGCTGCTGGCCAGCCTGGTTTCCCTGGTGGCGGCGGCGCGCTTGTGGCGCCAGCCGGACCATGAAGAGCCGGCCAAATGGACACAGCCATTCCTCTACGTGCGCCAGCAGCTGTGGTTGCGGGAGTTGCGGCGTCTGGTGTGCTCTGTACCGAAGGGGGACGACCCCGCCAGGCTGGTATTTGCCGATGATCTGCAAAATACCGAGAAGCCGCTGCACCTTCCCCTGTTGCACTGCAGGGAATGTAACCTGGCGGCTTGGGGCGCGGTAAAGCGCAAGTCCGACAGCCATATCAATGCGGATTTGCAGGGCTTCTATCAGGCCTGGTTTGACGCGTCACCCAGTGCCATGCTGATGATCCCCCTGACGGGGGAACAGCAGGTGGAAGGGGCGGTGATGATGCTGTGCCCCTCCTGTCTGCGACTGCAATCGGAGTCACCCTCCGGTGAGTGTTGCGAGTGCCAGCACCAGGGATTGCGCAGGGTCGGGGTGCCGAATATCACCCGGTCAGCGCAGCGCGGCGGTGAAAATTGCGTTGTCAGCCACCACGACTGCCCGGAATGTGGTGCCAGGGATTCCCTGGCGATTATGGGTTATCGGGCGGCGACCCTCGCCAGTGTGATGACCGGCAGGCTTTTCCATACCCCGTTCAATGATGACCACAAGCTGATCGCTTTCTCGGATTCGGTGCAGGATGCGGCCCACCGGGCTGGCTATATCGAATCCAATACCTGGAGGGAAGTGATGCGCCGGGCCATGGCCTGGTGGTTGAAGGACAAGCGGGTGGATTTGCCGCTCAAGGAAATGGCCGCGCAGTTCCCGGCCTATTGGCGGGGCATCAGTGGTTCAGACAAGAAATTCTGCGGTCTTTTCCTGCCCCCGAATCTGGCCTGGCATCAGGATTACCGCGAGTTGACCAAGACAGGGCTCCTGCCCGACAAGAGCGAACTGCCCAGCTATATCGAGCGGCGTTTGCACTGGGAAGTGATTGCGGAATTCGGGCGCCGCAGCCGCATCGGACGTTCGCTGGAGCGCACTGGTGTGGCTGCGGTGGCTTGGAATCCGTTTGCCCTCAATAAAACCATTGATGGTATTTCCGCGGTCCTCAGAGAAGAGATTGCACCCTTGCGGGATCAGGACGACGCTGTGTTCCGGCACTTTGTGCTGGGCCTGATGCAACACCTGCGCAGTGTCGGTGCCATTTATGATTCCGTTCTGGATGGCTATCTCGAAGGCAAGGGCAATGAGTTCATCATCAATAAATTCCTGAAATGGATGCCGGGCTTCGGCAGATCCCAGCGCCCGCCGGCCGCCGCTACCTTGACCCAGGTGGCCAGGAACCTGGAAGCCCTGACACATAAGTCCAGGGATACCTGGGCCATGTCCTGGTTGAAGAAGGTGCTGGGTGAAGATCACGTTTTTATTGCCGCAGAGGCGAGGGAGTTTTTCAGCCGTTTGATGGATGGCCTGAGCCGCGCCGGCTGGCTTACAGAGAAGAATGCGGGAGAGGAAACCCTGTGGCTGCTGGACCCGGCCAAGCTCAGGATTACCACCCGCACCAGCACCGTGGAGTGCGGCAGTTGTCGCCATCGCCTGTCCGTGGCGGCCGACGAAGTAGCAGCTTATGAGGGTATGTATTGCATGCGCTCAGCTTGTCACGGGCGTTATGCGCTGGCTCCGGAGCTGTCTGCGCCCCCCTATCAGCGTCAATCGGAACCTCGCCGGCTGGTGGCCGCCGAGCATACCGGCCTGCTGGAGCGCGAGCAGAGAGAAGCCACGGAGCGCTCCTTTATGCGGGGGCGGGAACCCTGGGATGCCAATGTATTGTCGGCGACGCCCACATTGGAAATGGGGATCGATATCGGGGAGCTGTCCTCCGTGCTGCTGTGTTCCGTGCCCCCGGCCCAAGCCAATTACCTGCAGCGTATCGGGCGGGCGGGGCGCCGCGACGGCAATGCGCTGGCGATTACCATCGCCAATGGCCAGAACCACGACCTGTATTTCTATGAAGACCCCATGGAGATGATGGCCGGAGATGTGGCTACGCCCGGGGTCTTCCTCAAGGCAACGGCGGTGCTGGAGCGGCAGCTGCTGGCTTACTGTTTCGATACCTGGAATGCCTCGGGGGTCGACGAATCGGCCATTCCGGACAAGCTCGGCAAGATGTTGGATGCGGTGCAGGAGAGCTATCTGGACCAGTTCCCGTATAGCTTGCTCGACTATATCAAGGGTAATAAATCCCTGTTGCTGGACGGTTTCTTTGCGTTGTTCCCGGATCTGGATCTGGAGGCGCGGGAATATCTGGAACGTTTCCTGGTGCAATCCGGCGATAAGTGTCTGGAGGGCCGCCTGGTTAACCGCCTGCAGGATCTGGTCAAGGAGCGCCAGTCGCTGACCAAGCGGGTGGATCAGCTCAAGCGGGAACTGGAGCAGCTTAAGAAACAGCCTGCGGATGAGCTGATCGAGGAGCAGATAGGCCAGGTTACCCGCGAGCGCAACGCGCTGCTGTCGATACTGGCCCATATCCGGGGGCAGCGTGTGTTGAATTTCTTCACCGACGAGGGGCTGCTGCCCAACTATGCGTTTCCTGAAGAGGGCGTGTCTCTGCGCTCCGTGGTGTTGCGGCGCAGATCCGCACAGGAACGGCAAGAGGGGGAGGGGCTGGCCAAGGATGCCTATGTGTTCCAGCGCCCGGCACAGGCGGCGCTCAGTGAGCTGGCCCCGGAGAACAAGTTCTACGCCATCAGCCATAAGATGGAAATCGAGCAGGTGGATCTGCAGCTGTCTCAGGTGGAAGAGTGGCGTTTTTGCGACCGCTGCTCCCACAGTGAAAATGTGGATACCGGGGACAGGCACAGCGCCTGCCCCAAGTGCGGCAGTGCCCAGTGGGCCGACGCCGGCCAGAAACACACGGTACTGAAACTTCGCCAGGTATACGCCACCGTGGACGACCGCCGCGACCGGATTGGCGATGATTCCGAACAGCGTGAACCTGTGTTTTATAACCGGGAAATGCTGGTTGAGATCCCGGATGAAGGGCACGAGAAGGCCTACAAAATCGACAGCCCGGATTTGCCCTTTGGTTTTGAGTACCTGCAAAAAGCCGACTTTCGCGAGATCAACTTCGGGCCCAAGGGAGGCGAAAGTCACAACTTCTCGGTGGCTGGCCGCGAGATGCCGCGCCAGGGTTTCAAACTCTGCCGGGAGTGCGGCAAGGTCCAGAAGGCCAGATACCGCAAGCATGAACGCCCCCATGCCTGGACCTGCCGCTTCAATAAAGACGAGACCCAGGCCACCGAGGCGGATTTCCTCGACAGCCTGTATCTGTACCGGGAGCTGACATCCGAGGCGGTTCGTATCCTGCTGCCCCTGAGTGAGGTGGCTTACTCCGACCAGAAACTCCACTCCTTTATCGCGGCCCTGAATCTGGGTCTGAGAGCCTATTTTCGGGGGGACGTCCACCACCTGGAAGTCACCGATATGCGCACGCCGGGCACCATGGAAAGTGGCGAGCGGGTGTATCTGGTGATCTATGACCGTATTCCCGGCGGCACCGGCTACCTGAAAGAGCTGATGAGTGATCCGGACAAACTCCGGCAAGTTCTGGTCGCGGCGAAATCCGCGCTGGATGGCTGCGGTTGCGTGGACCATGAAGACAAGGACGGCTGTTACCGCTGTATCTATGCCTATCGGCACAGCCGCAATATGACCACGATTTCCCGCAGCGTGGCCTCTGAACTGCTCGGTTCCATTCTGAACCAGTGGGACAAGCTGAAGGAAGTGGAGAGTATCGCCGACATCAGTACCAATGTGCTGATCGAAAGCAAGCTGGAGCAGCGTTTCGTTGATGCCTTGGGTGCTCTCCCGGGGGGGCGCATGGCCCCGACTCTCGTAAATGGGAAGACCGGGAGCCTATTGACGATTACCGGTGCAGACGGGCAGGTATCCAGCTGGTCCCTGGAGCACCAGGTGAAGGTGGGCCCCCAGGACGGGGCGCCGGTGATGACCGAAATCGATGTGCTGCTGCGCCCGGCGCGGGAAGAGGATGCCCGCAAGTATCGACCCATCGCGGTGTACCTGGATGGGCTGCAGTACCACCACGATATTGTTGGCGATGATGTGCGCAAGCGCTCGGGGCTGTTGCTGTCTGAGCGGTTCTGGGTATTTTCGCTCAACTGGGATGATTTGCCGGAGCCCGGAAAGCCGGAGAAACCCTTGGATATTGATATTCTGCGCGCCGATGGTGTTGAGCCCGGCATGACGGCAGTCTGGGACAAGCTGGCCGCCTCGCTGGGTTGGGCGGGGGCGGCAAAGCAGAAGGCGAATGCCAGCCTGGGCAGTTTCCGGAGGCTGGAGCGCATTCTGCGCGACCCTCAACGGGTGTTGGCGGAAGATCCGCAATGGTCACTCTTCCGCGGGGTAACCCTGCTGCACCCCAGGTCTGTTACCGACACCGCCTTGCGCCACAAGGTGGATTATGAATTGCAGGAGAATGCTCCCCAGTGGGTGAGGGAGCGCCTTGCAGTGTCTGAGCAGGGCAGAGTGCTGGGTGGCATGATGGACGCCTTCGGCAATTCTCCGGGCGGCATGGAGGTTACTGCCACCTTGCCGGGCGCGGCCATGAAGACGGTTGGCGAAGAAACCCTGCTGTCGGGCATGATGCTCCACCTGTGTTTCGATGACCGCAACACGCAGCTGACGGATGATTTTAAGAGCAACTGGCGGGCCTTCTGGCATGCGGCCAACCAATTGCAGTTCCTACGGGGCTTTTCCATGTCCACCCGGAGCACAGTTGCCGATGGCAGTCTGGATAGTGTCTGGCGCAGTTGGGAGGCGCTGCGCCAAACTGGCGGTGAGCGGGATCAGGTGGTGGGCCAGTGGAGCGATGTCTTCGAGCTGAGCCTGATTCCCGAAGATCAGTTGCATGCCCTGATTGCCCTGGGACTGCCCGAGCCGCAAGTGGGGCTGGACTTGACCGCGGATAACGGTGAGGTGCTTGTGAGTGGAGAGGTTGTAGAACTGTGTTGGGTCGATCAGAAAGTTGTGATCGTTGAAGAATTGATCTCAGTGCCCGCGGGCTGGATCGCTGTCGAGGCCGGGGGGGATTTGATATCCCGGATAGAACAACTGAAACAGGATGGAGTCTGGTAA